In the genome of Gemmatimonadota bacterium, the window CATTCGAGGCGTTTTGCGTACCGGTTTGTCGATCCCGATCGAGAACCGATTGAGGCCAGGCGATATACTGTGACGCGGTATGGTGTTTCGGTGATCGAATATGGCAATCGGGAAGAGCGGATTCGGGAAACGTCTGAAAAGGTGCTGACTAATGGCATTGCGCGTTTGATGAGTGAAGAGCGGCAGGTGGTCTATTTTGTGGGGGGGCACGATGAGGCGCATCCCGACGATCAATCGGAGCAGGGATTTTCCGGGATCAAGCAGTTGCTCATCGAAGGCAACCACGATGTGCGTCCATCCCTGGTGCTGGCGCAATCACAGCGCGTGCCAAAAGATTGTGACGCGCTGATTGTCGCGGGGCCAAAACGTCCGTTTTTGCCAGCAGAGATCGATATTGTAGCGACGTATCTCAATCAGGGTGGGGCGGCGTTCTTTTTGTTGGATCCTCTCATCGATACGGGGCTTGTGTCGCTGTTGCGAAAGTGGTCTATTGGTCTGCGAAATGATTTTGTGGTCGATAAAAGCCAGGTGCTGCCGGGGGCTGATTTTTCGGTTCCCGTGACGACACATTATAGCAAACATCCCATTACGGATAAGCATTCGGGATTGCAGACGTTTTATCCGTTGACGCGCTCGATGGAACGCGTGGGATCTTTGCCTGGTGCTGATGTTTCTTCGCTGGTGCTGTCTTCGCCGAACAGTTGGAGTGAGACCAATTTGGATGCTGTTTCCGCTAAAGACAAAGAAGCGGTGCAATACACATCGGGGGCTGACCGACCGGGGCCGTTGTGGCTCGCGATGGTCGTGGAAGGCCCGACCACTATTGCTGCAAAAGCGGGGGATGATCGGCGTGGCGCGCGGGCGCGGATTGTGGTATTTGGCGATTCGGATTTTGCGAGCAATCGCTTTGTGGAAGTGGCGGGCAATGGCGATTTGTTTATGAATGCAGCGAATTGGTTGCTCAGGGCGCGCGATAAAATTACGATTCGGCCCAAAAGCACGCTTTTTCGCCCGCTGACATTGAATCCGGGCGATGAATTTTGGATTCGGTGGGTGTATTGGCTGGTGTTGCCAGGCGTCCCGATTGTCGCGGGGGTGCTGGTCTGGTGGCGCAGGCGTTGAAAAGTGTACTGGTAACTGGCTACTGAGGAAAAAATTGTGGGTATTAAGGCGACAGCGATTTTGGCGGTTTTGCTTTTGGGTCTGGTGGGGTTTGTCTTTTTATATGAACGTCCTCGCATGGCAGAGGAACAACGCGAGAGTGAGGCGAAAAATGCGTTTATTGAAGTTCAGCGGCATCGCGTTGCGCGGTTGACATTGACCAATGAATACGGGCACTTTGTCGCTGAGAAGCGCGGCAATGAGTGGACGCTAATTGCGCCGCTGGAAGTGCCTGCAGATTGGATAGAGTTTGAGGGTATGATTGAGATCGCACAGATTGTTGAACGCGGTCGGGTTGTGGTTGATGAAGGCGATTACGCAGGGGTTGTTCTCGCCGATTTTGGGCTGGATCCGCCCGTGGTTGAGGTGCGATTTGAACCGGTATCGGGCGATCCCATGTGGTTGTTTTTTGGCAATGATATTCCCTCCAAGCTGGGGTGCTATTTTACATGGTCGGGCGGAAACAAGGTCGTGTTGACAAAAAAACAATATCGCGCGCGGTTTAATCGTCCGCTGATGGCATTGCGCGATACGCGGGCGTTTTCCTTTGATCCCGATCTGGTCTCGCGGGCGTATTTCCAAACGCCTGGAGGCGTCTATGAGGTCGTGCGGGATGGGTTGGAGTGGCATCTCGTTCAGCCGATAAAAGAGCGAGCTGATGCGCGCGAGATTTTGACATTGTTGGGACAGTTGAAAGATGAGCGCGTTGCATCTTTTCACAAAGAGGCGGTGGATGATCCCACAATTTACGGGTTCGACGATCCGGATTACAAAGTCGAGTTGCATGTAAAAGACAATGAAATGTCCAATACACTGTTGTTGGGCAAGCGCGTTCCCGATAGTCGGCAGAAACTGTGGTATGGGCGTGTAATGAGTCGGCCACAGGTGTTTATCGTCGAACAATTGATCGCAGAATCTCTGGACATTCCATTGAACCAGTTGCGTTACAAGCGCGTTTTTGAGTTTGATCGCACAGGTGTTGATCGCGTGCGGTTGGCATATCGAGACAGCGTGGTGAATTGCGCAAAGAATGACGATGGCTCGTGGCAGATGGTGATGGGGGATGGGCGCGTTGTCAAAGGGGACGCCGACGTTGAAGATTTGATCGATCGCGTTCACAATCTGGTCGTTGCCGAGTTTCCCGATCGAGTGGATAAGTCTGCCGCAGATAGTTTGGATGATCCCGTGTTGACTGTTTCTCTGTGGCGGAGCGAAACACTGGTGCAAGAGCTGATAATCGGGCATGCCAACAATTTTTGGTATGGCACTGCCAAAACGCGACGCGAGGTGGTTGTATTGCCGTATTCGGTGATGTCGTGGTTGCAACTCAATTGGAATTTGGGCGCAATATAAGAAGGAGCATAATGGACGGCAATGCGTGCGATTTATTTTTTATTCGCAATGTGGACCGGGATACAAACGGTTCCGACCGATGCAGCGGTCGAATTTTTGACGGGGGTTGACCGCGATACCATTACAATTGGCGACCCTTTTGTTTTGCGTCTGCGCGTCCATCGCGGGGTTGATGATAAAGCGGAAATTGCTTATGGAAAAAATTTTCCCCAGCCATTTGAAATCCGGCACACGGGCGGGGTTGAAACAGAGCAACTCGAAAATGGACGGGTGCGGGAAACGCAGGACCTCGTGCTGGCGATTTATCAGGTGGGCGCGTTCCGCGTGCCACCTGTTTCCGTGCATTTTGTCAATGCAGAGGGCGATTCTGGAAAGATCACGTCACAACCCATTGATGTGCTGGTGCAGAGTGTCAGGCCAGAAGGCACAACGGATATTCGCGATGTGAAGCCTCCCTGGGTTATTGTAGCACAGATCCCCGCGTGGTTTTGGCTGGCGGTTGGTGGGTTGATTCTATTGCTTGCAGGATTGGTCTGGTATATTTATCGACGCAGGCATCGCCCGGAAGTCGAGTTGCCACCGCCGCCTATCAACTGGTTAGAGGAATTGGACAGGGTGGGGCAGTTGGGGCTGATAGAGCGGGAAAATTACCGGCAGTATTATTCTCTATTATCGGCTGTTTTGAGACGGTGTTTGGAAGCCAAAACCCCCGTACATGCAGTGGAGCGCACGACGTTTGAGATTGGGCGGGATTTGCGCGCCCAAGCATTTGACGATCAATTGGTGATGGCTATAGAAGATTTTTTGAATGAAGCAGATCGGGTCAAGTTTGCCAAATTTGCACCACGTGATTACATGGCGCACGAGGCGATGGATGGCGTGCGCGACATTGTGAGCATTCTGATTACACCTTCTGTGACACAGGAGGTAGCCGAGTGATGCGTTTTGCCAATCCAGCGTGGTTACTGATCCTGTTGTTTATTCCGGTGCTCATCTATCGCTATATTGGGCGCGAAAGGCGCAAGTCGGGGCGCATACGTTTTTCCGATACGCGCCTTTTTCGGCGTATTGGCCCGTCCTTTTTTTTAAAGTTGCGGCACAGTTTGATCGCGTTTCGCTGTGTGGCTCTGGCTTTGCTCATCGCGGCGATGGCGCGGCCGCAGTCGGGGCGTGAAGGCCGAGAAATTTTGAGCCAGGGTATTGATATTGCGCTGGCGATTGATGTTTCGAGCAGTATGGAGGCCAAAGATCTGGCGGACCAGCGCAAGACGCGGTTGGAAGTGTGTAAAGAGGTGGTGGCGCAATTTGCACAGGGGCGCGCCAATGATCGCCTGGGGCTTGTGGTCTTTGCCGCAGAAGCCTATACGCAATGTCCGCTTACGCTGGATTACGGCGTATTTTTGAGTTTTCTCGAAGGTGTTGAAATTGCCAGCAAGGACTGGGATGGCACTGCGATTGGTTTGGGGATCGCAACTGCGGTGAATCGTTTGCGAGAATCTGAGGCCAAGAGTAAGGTGATTATTTTGTTGACAGATGGAAAGAATAATCGCGGTGAGATCGATCCGATGACCGCGGCGCGCGCAGCAGAGGCTGTGGGTGTTCGCATTTATGCGATTGGTGCAGGTAGCAGGGGTACGATTATGCAGGAGGTTGATGGGATTTTTGGTAAGCGATTTGTACCGGTCAAAGTTGAAATTGATGAAGATACGCTTAAAAAAGTGGCGGATGCAACAGGTGGGAAATATTTCAGAGCGACGAGTGAAGAAAAGCTGGAGGAGATATACGCCGAGATTGGCGAAATGGAAAAGACCGAGATCAAAGTGCGCGAGTATGTGGATTATCGCGAGTTGTTTTACCTGTTTCTCTATCCCGGGTTAGCACTACTATCGTTGGAATTGGTGCTGGGCAATACGCGATTTCGGAGGTTGCCTTAGATGCGATTTGGCGATCCACAGGCTTTTTATTTGCTATTATGCGTGCCGGTTTTCGCGCTTTTTTATTGGTGGGCTTTTCGGCGCAAGCGCAAGGCACTGTATGCGTTTGGTGCTCCTGAGTTGGTGGATAAACTCGCTTCGGGCGTCAGTCGCATGCGGCAAGGCATAAAATCCTCGCTGGTGTGTGTCGGATTCCTTTTTTTGATTTTTGCACTGGTGCAACCGCAGTTCGGCACCGAATTGGAATTGATCCATCGCCGTGGCGTCGATCTGGTGATTGTTCTGGATACGTCGTTGAGTATGCTGGCCGAGGATATTAAGCCCAACAGGCTGGATCGCGCGCGTTTTGAAATTGAGGGGTTGATCGATCGCCTTGAAGGCGACCGCATCGGCCTTGTGGCTTTTGCCGGTTATAGCCATGTACTCTGTCCGCTTACGCTGGATTATGGCGCAGCAAAGATGTTTTTGGGACAGGCAGATATCACATTGATTTCAGAGCAGGGTACAGCGGTTGCCGAAGCGATTCGCGCCGCCATTAGAGGATTTGGGTCGCGCAATGGGAAATACAAAGCGCTCATTTTGATTACGGATGGCGAAAATCACGGGGGTGATCCCATTGCAGCAGCGCGAGCGGCAGCGGAGGAAGATGTACGAATTTTTGCTGTGGGTGTGGGGACTGCGGAAGGTGAGTTGATTCCGGTCCGCGATGGCGATAGGGTAGATTATTTGAAGGATACTGAGGGCAAGATTGTCAAGACGCGTTTGGATGAAGCAACCTTGAAGGAGATTGCGCGTGTGACCGATGGATTATATGTGCGCGCCAGCGGTGGGGGGATTGGATTGCAGGCGGTGCATGAACGGATTTCAGAGATGGAGAAGCGCGATTTGGGTACGCAGCGTTACGCACAGTATATTCACAGGTTTCAATGGCCGTTGGCTCTTGCTCTGTTATGTTTTGTGAGCGAGGCTCTGTTATCGGATCGGCGACGCAGTGAAGAAGCATGGCGCGGGCGATTTGAGACTTAGACTATGGACGTGAGGTTATGAAGCGATTTTTATATGTTTTGCTGATGTTGCCATTTTTGGGGTGGACATTTCTCGATCCCGTGGCAAAAAAGAATGAAGAGGGCAATGCTCTGTTTGAGAAGGGGGAGTACGAAGCCGCGTTGCGTCGGTATTTGGAAGCACAACAAGAGGCGAGGTCCCGACCGGAGTTGCATTTTAATGCTGGCGATGCACTCTACAAGCAGGGGAAATATGCCGAGGCTTTGCAGGAGATGGGGCGTGCCACCGAAGGTACTCATCCGGATATGTCTGCTGCTGCACATTACAATTTGGGCAATGCGCTGTTTCGGCAGGAGAAATTCCAAGAGGCTGTGGGAGCTTATAAGAAATCATTGGAACTGAAGCCGGATGATATAGATGCCAAAATTAATCTGGAATTGGCATTGGAAAAACTGGATCAGGATGGGCAAGATGAACAGGATAAAAATCAAGATCAAAACCAGGATCAGCAGGACCAAAGTCAAAATCAGGACCAGAATCAACAGGATCAGCAAGACCAGAATCAACAAGATCAGGGTGGGCAGGGT includes:
- a CDS encoding DUF4340 domain-containing protein, whose amino-acid sequence is MGIKATAILAVLLLGLVGFVFLYERPRMAEEQRESEAKNAFIEVQRHRVARLTLTNEYGHFVAEKRGNEWTLIAPLEVPADWIEFEGMIEIAQIVERGRVVVDEGDYAGVVLADFGLDPPVVEVRFEPVSGDPMWLFFGNDIPSKLGCYFTWSGGNKVVLTKKQYRARFNRPLMALRDTRAFSFDPDLVSRAYFQTPGGVYEVVRDGLEWHLVQPIKERADAREILTLLGQLKDERVASFHKEAVDDPTIYGFDDPDYKVELHVKDNEMSNTLLLGKRVPDSRQKLWYGRVMSRPQVFIVEQLIAESLDIPLNQLRYKRVFEFDRTGVDRVRLAYRDSVVNCAKNDDGSWQMVMGDGRVVKGDADVEDLIDRVHNLVVAEFPDRVDKSAADSLDDPVLTVSLWRSETLVQELIIGHANNFWYGTAKTRREVVVLPYSVMSWLQLNWNLGAI
- a CDS encoding protein BatD; translation: MRAIYFLFAMWTGIQTVPTDAAVEFLTGVDRDTITIGDPFVLRLRVHRGVDDKAEIAYGKNFPQPFEIRHTGGVETEQLENGRVRETQDLVLAIYQVGAFRVPPVSVHFVNAEGDSGKITSQPIDVLVQSVRPEGTTDIRDVKPPWVIVAQIPAWFWLAVGGLILLLAGLVWYIYRRRHRPEVELPPPPINWLEELDRVGQLGLIERENYRQYYSLLSAVLRRCLEAKTPVHAVERTTFEIGRDLRAQAFDDQLVMAIEDFLNEADRVKFAKFAPRDYMAHEAMDGVRDIVSILITPSVTQEVAE
- a CDS encoding VWA domain-containing protein, which encodes MMRFANPAWLLILLFIPVLIYRYIGRERRKSGRIRFSDTRLFRRIGPSFFLKLRHSLIAFRCVALALLIAAMARPQSGREGREILSQGIDIALAIDVSSSMEAKDLADQRKTRLEVCKEVVAQFAQGRANDRLGLVVFAAEAYTQCPLTLDYGVFLSFLEGVEIASKDWDGTAIGLGIATAVNRLRESEAKSKVIILLTDGKNNRGEIDPMTAARAAEAVGVRIYAIGAGSRGTIMQEVDGIFGKRFVPVKVEIDEDTLKKVADATGGKYFRATSEEKLEEIYAEIGEMEKTEIKVREYVDYRELFYLFLYPGLALLSLELVLGNTRFRRLP
- a CDS encoding VWA domain-containing protein is translated as MRFGDPQAFYLLLCVPVFALFYWWAFRRKRKALYAFGAPELVDKLASGVSRMRQGIKSSLVCVGFLFLIFALVQPQFGTELELIHRRGVDLVIVLDTSLSMLAEDIKPNRLDRARFEIEGLIDRLEGDRIGLVAFAGYSHVLCPLTLDYGAAKMFLGQADITLISEQGTAVAEAIRAAIRGFGSRNGKYKALILITDGENHGGDPIAAARAAAEEDVRIFAVGVGTAEGELIPVRDGDRVDYLKDTEGKIVKTRLDEATLKEIARVTDGLYVRASGGGIGLQAVHERISEMEKRDLGTQRYAQYIHRFQWPLALALLCFVSEALLSDRRRSEEAWRGRFET
- a CDS encoding tetratricopeptide repeat protein, which encodes MKRFLYVLLMLPFLGWTFLDPVAKKNEEGNALFEKGEYEAALRRYLEAQQEARSRPELHFNAGDALYKQGKYAEALQEMGRATEGTHPDMSAAAHYNLGNALFRQEKFQEAVGAYKKSLELKPDDIDAKINLELALEKLDQDGQDEQDKNQDQNQDQQDQSQNQDQNQQDQQDQNQQDQGGQG